A genomic segment from Nicotiana tabacum cultivar K326 chromosome 7, ASM71507v2, whole genome shotgun sequence encodes:
- the LOC107811514 gene encoding uncharacterized protein LOC107811514: protein MTTGGFAQPATSSKISVMRRSVHRAATPLARVVDPSLFYLVDEPSDKEESGPLKRRRIGTGGGIEMGEGSMGGEPKLTVSMHDTDVTSDVGILSPDAEIVSSSVAITVVPASDPSSSVPVEIPSSTDEAEKGVAGGDFVSDSDVDPEEERMFN, encoded by the coding sequence ATGACCACGGGCGGGTTTGCACAGCCTGCCACCTCGTCCAAGATTTCAGTTATGCGTAGATCTGTCCATAGGGCGGCTACTCCATTGGCAAGGGTTGTGGACCCATCCTTATTCTATTTGGTAGATGAGCCATCAGACAAGGAAGAAAGTGGTCCCTTAAAGAGGCGGAGAATTGGAACCGGAGGTGGTATCGAGATGGGCGAAGGCTCGATGGGTGGTGAGCCCAAGCTCACCGTGTCTATGCATGATACCGACGTTACCTCGGATGTCGGGATTCTGTCTCCCGATGCTGAGATTGTTTCCTCATCAGTGGCTATCACAGTCGTGCCGGCGAGTGATCCTTCAAGCTCCGTGCCAGTTGAGATTCCTTCTTCTACCGATGAGGCAGAGAAGGGTGTGGCTGGCGGTGATTTTGTATCCGATTCCGATGTCGACCCCGAGGAAGAGAGGATGTTCAATTAG